The stretch of DNA CGCCTCCATCTTCAGCTCCGCGGAATCCTTCGCCATGATCCGCGGCGGCCACGTGAACCTCACGGTGCTGGGCGCATTCGAAGTGGACGTGGAAGGCAACATCGCCTCCTGGATGATTCCGGGCAAACTGGTGAAAGGCATGGGCGGCGCCATGGACCTGGTGGCCGGGGCGGACAACATCATCGTCACCATGACACACGCCAGCAAGAGCGGGGCATCCAAGTTGTTGCCGGAATGTACCCTGCCCCTGACGGGCGCGGGCTGTATTCACAAGGTTGTTACCGACCTTGCCTACGTGGAGATCAACGATGGGAAGTTCTGGTTGAAGGAACGGGCGCCGGGGGTGAGTGTGGATGAGATTGTGAGCAAGACTGCGGGGGAGATGGTGGTGCCGGAGAGGGTGGAAGAGATGGGATTTTAGGGGGGTATGTCAAGGACGACTGATGTTACCAGCGAAGTTGTATACTAAGAACAAATTACGCTTCATGCTCCACAAAAATTTATTCATTGACTACACTTTCCCCTCATGACTGATCAACTTGACTTGAAAAAGACTTACCGGGCTATCCTGGATGCTGCGCGTGACCAACGTTTTATAAGCTACGGAGATTTGGCGAATGCAAATGATGCTGAGTGGAACAAGGTTCGCTATAAAATGAACCTGCACCTTGGACAATTAGTTGAATTCGCCGTCGCAAATGACTGGCCACTTCTAAGTGCGATTGTCGTTAACAAAAAGGATACCAAGAACGGGGATCTTAAAGGCAAAGCTCTCAAGGGGTTTATTGACTTTGCAAAAAAACTGGACTTCGATATCGGCGATCAAACTTCATTTGTTAAACAGCAGCAACAAGAGATATTTAAATGGGCACAAAACGCGCCTGATGAGTTAGAAATCAATGAAGACGAGACCGCAGACCAGTCCGCTCCATCCGAGAATAGCGCAAGTGACCTCTTTGATGATCCAAATCGGCAATTCTGGTTTGTCGGTGCAAATTGGGATGGCGATGACCAAACTGAACGCTTTATTTCTGAAGGCATCTGGCAGAACGGACATAAGGATAAATTCTCTGAACTTGTCGCCCGCATCAAGCCAGGAGACCTGATCGCAATAAAATCGACTTTCAAACAAATAAATAATCTTCCTTTTGATAATCAGAATAAAGTTGTATCGTGCATGCACATTAAGGCAATAGGTACTGTGGTTGAGCCCACCGAAGATGGTAAAACCATCAAAGTCGACTGGCAGTTGTTTGATGATCCTAAAACCTGGTACTTCTCTACTGGTCGTTATTTCTACGCTATAAGTGAAGCGGTTGCCTCTGACGACCACGCACGCCGCCTTATCCAGTTTGCTTTTGGCGATCATAAGCAAGACTACGAGTTCTGGCTTCGTCAACCTCGGTGGGCCGAACAGTACCGTACCGTCAGCACGACCCCTGCCTATATCGCGGATGACCAAGAGGAAGCAGACACCGATAGCGAAGAAATTGAATTCGAGCCCTATGAAATCAGTGACATTTTGGACGATGGTTGCTTTCTCTCCGAAGAGGCTCTTAAGTCAGCTCTTTCTAGGCTGCGCGAAAAAAAGAACCTGATTTTGCAAGGCCCACCTGGTACTGGTAAGACATGGCTCGCTAAGCGTCTTGGTTATCTCCTCGTCGGCACAAAAGACCGTGAAATCACACGCAAGTGTATGCGTTCAGTCCAGTTCCACCCATCACTGTCTTACGAAGACTTCGTAAGGGGTTGGAGGCCGGATGGCGACGGGAGACTATCACTCACTGACGGCATTTTCCTTGAAGCCGTTAAAAAAGCCGAACGAGCCGAACCTGACAGCCCGTTTATTATAGCCATTGAGGAAATCAATCGCGGCAATCCAGTACAGATTTTCGGAGAAATGCTCACCCTCTTGGAAAAAGACAAACGCAAGGAAGGCGAAGCGATAGAACTCGCCTACAGGCGTAGTGAGACAGAACGAATCTTTATACCGAACAATCTTTATGTAATCGGCACCATGAATATTGCTGACCGCTCGCTTGCGCTTGTCGATTTCGCCCTCCGTCGGCGCTTTGCTTTCGTGTCTCTTGAACCCGTCTTCAATGAGACATGGCTGGAATGGTGCGTCAAACAATCGGGCGTGGATAAAGAAGTACTGTCACGAATCCAGGAGCGTATGATCAAGCTAAACAAGGAAATAGCTGAAGATCGCACGCTTGGTGAACAATTCAAAAT from Acidiferrobacterales bacterium encodes:
- a CDS encoding succinyl-CoA--3-ketoacid-CoA transferase, producing the protein ASIFSSAESFAMIRGGHVNLTVLGAFEVDVEGNIASWMIPGKLVKGMGGAMDLVAGADNIIVTMTHASKSGASKLLPECTLPLTGAGCIHKVVTDLAYVEINDGKFWLKERAPGVSVDEIVSKTAGEMVVPERVEEMGF
- a CDS encoding AAA family ATPase codes for the protein MTDQLDLKKTYRAILDAARDQRFISYGDLANANDAEWNKVRYKMNLHLGQLVEFAVANDWPLLSAIVVNKKDTKNGDLKGKALKGFIDFAKKLDFDIGDQTSFVKQQQQEIFKWAQNAPDELEINEDETADQSAPSENSASDLFDDPNRQFWFVGANWDGDDQTERFISEGIWQNGHKDKFSELVARIKPGDLIAIKSTFKQINNLPFDNQNKVVSCMHIKAIGTVVEPTEDGKTIKVDWQLFDDPKTWYFSTGRYFYAISEAVASDDHARRLIQFAFGDHKQDYEFWLRQPRWAEQYRTVSTTPAYIADDQEEADTDSEEIEFEPYEISDILDDGCFLSEEALKSALSRLREKKNLILQGPPGTGKTWLAKRLGYLLVGTKDREITRKCMRSVQFHPSLSYEDFVRGWRPDGDGRLSLTDGIFLEAVKKAERAEPDSPFIIAIEEINRGNPVQIFGEMLTLLEKDKRKEGEAIELAYRRSETERIFIPNNLYVIGTMNIADRSLALVDFALRRRFAFVSLEPVFNETWLEWCVKQSGVDKEVLSRIQERMIKLNKEIAEDRTLGEQFKIGHSYVTPAPGEQVVDTQTWFTEIVETEIAPLLEEYWFENPDKAASSKNNLLQDL